Genomic window (Chondrocystis sp. NIES-4102):
CAGATACTTCTCGTATTGTAGTAGAATTAGCCCCAGGCTATACTATCGACCCCGATGACGTTGAATTTAAGGAAAAGTCAGCTAAAGAGTGGACTGTAGAACTACCAAAACCTAAAGTTGCTCGCTTTGCTGGATCTGATAATGATGATGACGAAGTGGTGAAGTTGGATGTTCCTGAAGTAGATCTTCCTGATGCTTTACCTAGAGTGGAGACAGTAGCATTAGAAGATTCTGATACTCAAGAGGCATCAACTAATAATAATATTATCGATTCTCCTTACATTAGAGCTACTAAGAATGGCTTTTTTATTGCAATTGATGGCAATCGTGAAATCAAAATAGATTCAGAAAGAGATGGCGATCGCATTAAGTTTTTGATTGAGGGTGTTACTCTTCCTGCTGATTTGGATTCTCAGTCAATAGCAATTAATCAGTATGGTGTATCTACTATTGAATTTGAGCAACTTGATGATTCCCAAGCCCTGATGAGTCTTGAGGTGAAAGAAGATAGTCCCGATTGGTTAGCAACTTTTAGTCGCATTAACGGCTTATTATTATTGCCTAAGGGTGAACTACCTAACACCACAACTGCTATATCTATTCCTAAGACTGATTCAACCTCAACTTCTAATGATTCAGAATCTCTCATACAATCTTTAGATAAAAGCGAACTTAGTGTAATCGACAAAATTGAATTAGCAGATGATGATACTAATCTTTTAGTTCACGCCAAGACGCAATTATCGGCAGTAACTTCTAGATCTAGCAATGGTATTTATCAGATTATTATTGATGATGCAGAGCTTGCCGAGGATTTTCAGGGCCCAGAATTAACGGTGAGTAGTCCTATTTCTGAACTCAAAGTACGTCAAGAAGACACGACAGTTGTTTTAGAAGTTACAACTCGTTTGAGATATCGCCTAGGACAGTTAAATACAGAAGAAACAGCACTCGCTCTACCGATTGAAGTAGGTATTGCTCCTCCTCCAGCTAGTGATGCTCCCCTACTCCCCCCAGGTTTTGATAAAGAACCTAAACTAAAACCAATTCCTGCAGTAACTGCTGCTACTATCCCTAACACCCGACCAAGAGTCATTATTGATCCAGGACATGGTGGTTATGATGCTGGGGCAATTGGCATCGGCGGTTTGAAGGAAAAAGATGTGATTTTCCCTATTTCCCTAGATGTTGCCGAAATTCTCAAAGAACAGGGAATAGAAGTAATTATGACCAGAGATACTGATGACTTTATTAGTCTTGAAGGTCGTACTGATATGGCAAATGATCTCGATGCGGATTTATTTGTCAGTATTCACGCTAACGCTATTAGCATGAGTAGACCTGATGTTAGTGGTTTAGAGACTTACTACTATCAAAGTGGTCGTCGTTTAGCAGAAATTATTCACTGGAGTATTTTAAATGGAGTCAACATTCAAGATAGGGGTATTCGCCGAGCCAGATTTTTTGTACTCAGACATTCAACCATGCCCGCCGTGTTGGTCGAAGTAGGATTTGTTACTGGGACTGATGATGCTTCACGACTTAAAGATCCCGCTCATCGTCGTCAAATGGCAGAAGCGATCGCCAGAGGCGTAATCGAGTATATTAAACAAAATAATCTCTAATTTTTAAGTATTTATACTGTACTTAATTTACTAATCTCAGGATTGGTTATGAGAAGACCAAAATGTAATTATCTCAAGATCTAAATTTAAAATTAAAGATGAAACATTCAAATTGGCGTATTGGCTTGTTTGATAGCGGTGTAGGCGGATTAACAGTATTAAGGGAAATGTATCGCCAAATGCCCACCGAATCATTACTCTATTTTGCTGATTCTGCTCGTTTACCCTATGGAACGCGATCGCAGCCAGAAATTCTTCAATTTGTGCGTGAAATCCTAGATTGGATGTGTACCCAAAAAGTCAAAATGATTATCATGGCTTGTAATACTAGTTCTGCCCTAGCATTAGAAATAGTTAGGCAAGAATATGATATTCCTATCTTAGGGGTAATTCTTTCAGGAGCTAAAGCTGCAGTCAAAGATGGTCAACGTATCGGTGTAATTTCCACTCAAGCTACTGCTAAAAGTCACGCTTATCGCCAAGCAATAAGAGAAATCAACCCACGAACTCAAGTGTGGGAAGTTCCTTGTCCTAAATTTGTTCACCTAATAGAACAAAATCTCTTATATACCGAATATACTCAACAAGTAGCTCAAGAATATTTACAACCACTTATTAAAAAAAATATTGATACTCTTGTCTATGGTTGTACTCATTATAGACACCTAGATAAAACTATTCGCTCTCTTTTGCCTAGTTCTGTAAAAATCATTGATCCTGCTGAACATATTGTGGTAGCAGCAGCCAAAGAATTATCTTTATTAGGATTACGTAATAACGGGTTTTCTGTACCTACTAGTTTTTATGTTAGCGGTTCTCCTCAACAATTTGCGAGCTTATCCCAACAATGGCTTGGGTATTATCCCCATGTAATACAAGTTCCTATGAAAGAACCATCATCAGCAGAAATGATGGCCCTCAACCCAGTTGATTAAAAAATTATTACGTTATTTTAATCGAGCAATATTTTACGGAGTTTGGATTTTGTTCCTTCTCTGTTTAGAAGTGTTACTTACTATCGTGCTTCCTGGTTTTTGCATTTCGGCTATTTTTAACAAACCATAAATACACAAAAGATAAATAGCAGCCAGAAATAAAATAAAAACGGGTAGATTAACGGGATTCATCGGCTAGTCTCAAGGGAGATTAATTTAATTTTATTAATTGGGATATCAGATACAAATTAGTACGCCATGCTACTACAAAATCTACTGTAGTTTTTTGGAGATATTTCCTAAATTGGAAATACGCCAGAGGCAGCAGATTCTGAATCGGCAGCATTAATTTCTAAACATGAAGCTTAGTAATTTTGGTATTATGTTCCGAACCTAACTCCTCACGCCATAAACTAGTTTTTATATTGTCTAGTTATTACAATCAACTAAGATGCTTAAATAGACAGCAAAACCAGTAATATCTTGTATTTATTTTTTTATGAATATATTAAGAAGACAAATTCCCAATATATCAAGCTATATTTTCTAAAATTAAGGAAATTAGCAAACTGCAAGTCACTGTATGGGTGTGACATTAAAGTTTACTAAAAACCCTAAGACGAACAAATTTGGGTCAATTTCTATATCAGCTATAGAACTTAGCTTAAAAACATAATTAAGTAGCATTGTCCCTGCCATAAATATCAGGTAATTGCTACTAGTACTTTAAGCTTATTTTACCTATCCCCAACTACTGTCTTAGATACCGTTAATTTTTTCCAAAATCTTATTATCTAGAATAACATAATTTCTTTAAATACTGATAAAGCTATGATTATCAATCAATTTGCCACAATTTTCATAAGTACTTAGGCAGTTTATTGTTGGCTATTAGCTTCGCTTCCCTTAAAATAAGTACAATAATATGTAAAGTTTCTTAAATAAAGTAATTGCCAGAATTGGCTTAACAATGACATCTTCTACTACCTCTTTATTAGCACCCGTTGAAAATGATCTGCAAATTTTGACAGATAATCTCAAACAACTGATTAGTGCGCGTCATCCAATTTTAGGAGCTGCTGCCGAACACTTATTTGAGGCTGGAGGTAAACGTATTAGACCAGCGATTGTTCTGTTGGTCTCGCGGGCAACCATGCCTAATCATGAATTAACCCCTCGTCATCGCCGTTTAGCAGAAATCACAGAAATGATTCATACGGCAAGTTTGGTACATGATGATGTAGTAGACGAAGCAGATTTACGCCGTAACGTGGAAACAGTTAATAGTTTGTTTGGTGACAAAATAGCTGTATTAGCAGGGGATTTTCTTTTTGCTCAATCATCTTGGTATCTAGCTAATCTCGATAATCTACAAGTAGTTAAACTGCTATCGGAGGTTATTAGGGATTTCGCGGAAGGGGAAATAATTCAAAGTATTAATCGTTTTGACATCGACGCTTCTATTGATTCTTATTTAGATAAGACCTACTATAAAACTGCTTCGTTAATGGCAAATAGTGCTAAAGCTGCTGCTATCTTGAGCGATGCTGATAGTAGTGTAGTAGAAAATCTATATAGTTATGGTCGTAATTTAGGTCTGGCTTTTCAAATTGTAGATGACATTCTCGATTTTACTGGTTCTGCTGAAGTATTAGGTAAACCAGCAGGATTAGATTTAGCTAGTGGTAAGTTAACTTCCCCTGTATTTTATGCCATAAAACAAGAACCACACTTAGAAGTATTGATAGAAAGAAAATTTTCTGACCCTGAAGACCTAGATAAGGCTTTAGAATTGATTAGAAGTACTGATGGAATTGAACAAGCACGTCAACTTGCTAAAAATCTTGCCCATCAAGCTGCGCAATGTATAACTTGTCTTAAGCCTTCAGACTCCAAAGATGCTTTGCATGATTTAACTGATTATGCTGTTAGTCGTTTGTATTAATTTTTAATAATTATATGGTTGAGGTTAATACGGATCAAGTATTGATTAAAACAGATAAAAAAACCTTATAGTCAATAGTCAGCACAAAAAGTGTCCACTAAAAGTCAGTAAAATAGTGTCTCACAACTGATTTTGAAAAATTTAGGATATGCTGGTGGAGTAATAGCTGCTAACAAAATTATTATTAGCTTAAATAGCAGCTTTTGAGGAATACACTTTCTCATAAACATCTTTATCAGACAAAGCCTTATAGGTATTTTGAATGAGCTATTGCCTAAATCCATCCTGTCCCAAGCCTGTTAATAATCCCAAAGCTAAAGTATGTCAAGCTTGTGGGTCTAAACTACTATTACATGGTCGTTATCACTTAATCAAGGGACTCGGCAAAGGCGGTTTTGGGCAGACTTTTTTAGCTGCCGATTTAGGACTTCCTGGTAATCCTTTGTGTGTTATTAAACAATTAAGACCTAATACAGATAATCCTAATTTTCTGTCGATGGCGAGAGAATTATTTGAAAGAGAAGCAAGAACTCTCGGTAGAGTAGGTAATCATCCTCAGATACCTAGACTATTAGACTATTTTGAAGATCGCCAGCAATTTTATCTAATTCAGGAATTTGTCAAAGGGGATAACTTGCAGCAGGAAATTAAGAAAAATGGCGTTTTGAATGAAGAGAAAGCCCGCCAAGTACTCAAGGAAATTTTAATAATCCTCAGAGATATTCATGCGCAAAAAGTTATTCACCGAGACATCAAACCTGCCAACATTATTCGTCGCGAAATAGATAATAAATTGGTTTTAATTGACTTTGGTGTAGTGAAAAATCAGGTAGATACTGGGGGAGCAGCAGGATCTGAGCAAACAGCCCTCACAGCATTTGCTGTTGGCACTCCTGGTTTTGCCCCTCCTGAACAGTTGGCGATGCGCCCTGTATATTCTAGTGATGTTTATGCTTTAGGTGTTACCTGTATGTATTTAATGACGGGGAAAGCACCAAAAAATATGGATTGTGATCCGATTACAGGTGATATTGACTGGTTTAAGAATGTCACAATTAGTAAGAGTTTTGCAGAAATTTTGACTAAAATGCTGGAAATAGCTATTAAAAATCGCTATAAAACTGCTCAGGAAGCATTGCAAGCATTGGAGATAGAGCCTCACGTGGAGAGTTTATCGGAAAGTATGCTGATGGGCTATCCTGGTATGGATAATAATAGTAATACTCCTCCTAATAATACTGTTTCTAGCCGTAGTAATATGGGTGCTGCTCCTAGAAATTCACCTTTTAGTTCTCGTAGCGATAATAGAACACCTCCAAGTGTTAGTAGCCGTACGGCTTCTCGCTATCCTCGCAATAGTTATGCCCCCAGTAATCAAAGGAATAGGAATAACCAAGCTTCAGAGGAGAAAAAGCCGAAAACTCCAACAAAACCTATAAAATTGTCTGCTCAAGAGGTAATCAATTTTTATAATTCTGGCAGAAAGGATTTTGGGTTGAAAGATATGAGTATGCAGGATTTACAAAAAGCTGAGTTATCAGAGGCTAAATTTTACGACTCTAAGTTGATCAAAATTAATTTGCAAGGTGCTGACTTAACTAGGTCAAATTTCGCTCAATGTGATCTGCGTCAGGCAATGTTAAGGAACGCTAACTTTACCAAAGCTTTTTTTAATAGTTCTAATCTAGAAGGTGCGGATCTAAGAGGAGCAAATTTGAGTGAGACTAATTTTAAAGATACCAAATTGAAAGGTGCTAATCTTTGTGGCGCAAATTTAAGTAATAGTAATTTGACTCAAGAACAATTAGAAGAGGTTAAGACGAATTGGATGACTACTATGCCGACTGGGAAGCGAGGATTTTGGTAAATTTAAGGCAATAAGAAGAAAAGCAAATTTTTAGGCTTTGATTTCAATTAATTAGTTTGTCGTTGACCAAAAATTGTTCTACCTAAACGAATCATGGTTGTCCCAGCCTTAATTGCTTGTAAATAATCATCAGACATTCCCATAGATAGTTCCTGCATGGTTAAATTAGGATAGTTCTTTTGTTTGATTGTAACGGCGAGTTGCCCAATTGTCTCAAATGCTTGGAAAGTTTCTTTATCAGATAAACCAAAAGGCAAAATTGTCATCAATCCCTGAATATTTAAATGTTGACATTGGCTTAAAGAAGTTAAATCTGTTAATAAATCTTGAGGTTGCCATCCATATTTATTTGGATCTATTAAAGGTTTTACCTGAAGAAAAATCTTAGGTGTACGATTTAACTCTTGTGCTAGTTTATTTAATCGTTGTGCAATGGGTAAACTATCAACAGAATGAATCCAATCAAAATGTTCAATAATTTTTTTTGCTTTATTTTTTTGAATATGTCCGATAAAATGCCAATTGATATCAGTTAAATCTATTAATTGTTCCTGTTTAATTACAGCTTCTTGTAAACGGTTTTCACCAAAATCTCTGATTCCAACTTGATATGCTTCTCGCATTGCTTCTATAGGAACTTGTTTACTGATAGCAATTAATTTGACATTTGCAGGTATTTGTTGCTGAATGTGAATAATTTTATCTGAGATAGAGCCTGTCATTAAGTTGATAAAAATCTAAGATAAATAATATTAAAGAAAAGTACGTTGATATACTGCTTGTAGTTGTCGATGTTTTTCCATTTCACGGTCTAGTAATAGTCTCCTTAACAAAGCTTCGATTAACAGGCGAGCTTCTGTACGACTTATAGGATCAAATGATAGGGAATTAATGTTAGTTGTAACAGTAAAAAATAAGCGTTGAGCGTAGAGGGTAGTAAATAATTCTTGATTATCCTTGAGTAGACATATTCTGTAGAGAAGTCCGAAAGTAGGATGGTTTAAATAAATCTCATTAGGTTGATTTTCATTGGGTTTATTATTCACTCTGTAATTCTATTATTTTTGAATAGATGCCATAAATATTCTAAAGATTATATAGCAATCCTAAATGATCTGAGAGAATTTATTTCGGGTGCTGAGGGAATATGGAGGTTAATAAATTGATTGGCAATTAAATTGTTATATGCTCAATTGCTCATAAATACATTCAAGTCAGGACTAATGAGCATTTAGGCTTAAATTAAAACTATATATAGAGTGGGATATAGGAAAATTTATCTATAAGACGCTATATATAGTAAAACTTAAGCTATAGTAGAAAACCAGACTAGTAAAAATTGTTTCAGTCTCACGTAATATATGCAGCCAACTTTACCGTTAACCAACGATTCTCGAAGCACCTTAAACTCTGAACAAGAAATTTTACCAACTGGCCATAATTTAGAGATAACAAAGCTTAACTCAGGTAATGTAAGCAATAGGTTATCTTTGATACCAACAGAGACTGCTTCAAGTATTCAGGTAATTAGGAGAGACGGCTCATCTACCCCTTTAAATATTACAAAAATTCGCGCAGTAGTTGAATGGGCTTGTCTGGGGCAAAACATCAACCCAATTACTATAGAAGCTGGTTTAACAACTAGATTACGTAATGGTGTAACTACTAGGGAAATTCAAGATAATTTAATTGACTGTGCATTGGGAATGTGTAGTCCTGATGAACCCGAATGGAGATATGTAGCAGGTAGACTCCACGTTTGGAATTTGTGGCAAGATACTCAAGTAAGTCGAGGATTTGGATATGGAAATTATCCTGCAACAGTACAATTACAATTAGAAGCTAAACGTTACGCTCGCCAGATTCTTCAATATTCTACAGAGGAATTAGCAATAGCTGGTAGTTGGATAAACCCTGAATGGGATAAGGATTATGATTATGCAGGGGCGGTTTTATTAACCAAGCGGTATTTATTGACTAATGAATTACCACAGGAAGCTTATTTAACCTGTGCTTTATTATTGGCATTGGTAGAAAAACCAGAAAACAGATTAACTATTGCACGTCAATTTTACGAAGCGATAGCGAAAAGAAAAATTTCTCTAGCCACACCAATATTAGCTAATCTCAGAGTACCTAATGGATCTTTGAGTAGTTGTTTTATTATCGCTATGGACGATAATTTAGAGAGTATTTTTGAAGAAATTACTAATGCAGCTAGGATTTCTAAAAATGGTGGTGGTGTTGGGGTAAACGTCAGTCGTATTCGTGCTACTGGTAGTTGGGTGATGGGTAAGCAAAACGCTTCAGGTGGGGTAATTCCTTGGATTAAATTACTCAATGATACAGCGATCGCAGTAAATCAAGGCGGGCGTAGGGCTGGTGCTGTTACCGTTGGCTTGGATGTTTGGCATTTGGATGTGCCTGAATTTTTGGAAATGCAAGCGGAAAATGGCGATCGCCGTCGTAAGGCTTATGATGTTTTTCCTCAATTGGTTATTGTCGATGAATTTATGCGTCGGGTGGTAGCGAAACAGCAATGGACGCTATTAGATCCTTATGAGGTTAAGCAAGCATTAGGTATTGATTTGGCTGAACTTTGGGGCGAAAAATTTGAAATTGCCTACCGTGAAATTGAAGCGGAATTAGGTAAGAAGATTTTACTCTATAAACAAATAGATGCCCGTGAACTGTTTAAGCATATTATGCGCGCTCAGGTAGAAACAGGAATGCCTTATCTGGCTTTTAAAGACACAATTAATCGGGCAAATCCTAATAAGCACGAAGGTTATATACCTGGGGTGAATTTGTGCTGTGAGAGCTTTAGCAATGTTAAACCTGGAATAGAAGCTCATTGTTGTAATCTGGTATCTCTTAATTTAGCTAATCTTGAAATATCAGAAATACCCGATATGGCTCAATTAGCAGTAAGAATTTTAGATAACACCATCGATTTAACCCAGCCTCCTTTTACAGATAGCAAAACCCATAATGATAAATACCGTACTATTGGGGTAGGTTGTATGGGGTTGGCAGATTGGTTAGCAAAACGTCATCTAAACTATCAAGATTTAACTAAAATTAGTCACTTATTTGAAGAAATAGCCTATTGGTGTACTTGGGCATCAATGGAATTAGCTAAAGAAAGGGGGACTTATGCTGCTTTTGCAGGTAGTGAATGGAGTAAAGGTAAATTACTTGGTTCTAAATCTTTAGCAGAAATTGTGGCGATCGCCAAAGAGCCAGATCGTTGGGTAAAATTATCTCAAGATGTCCAAACCCATGGTATTCGTAACTCCCATATAACTGCGATCGCTCCTAATACTTCTTCTTCTTTAGTTCAAGGTTGTACCGCTAGTATTTTGCCCGTATATAGTAAGTTTTTCTATGATAAATGGGCTAAGGGAACTGTGCCTATCGCTCCACCTTTTATTCAAGATTGTTTCTGGTTTTACCGCGAAAATAAAAGTCTTGATCAGAAAGTTGTAGTAAAAGCAGTGGCTACTATGCAACAGTGGATTGATACAGGTATTTCGATGGAATTGCTTTTTAATCTTAATCAAGGGGTATATTTCCCACAAGAGCCTGAGCGAGCGGTTAGAGCTAAAGATATCTTTGATACTCTAGTTATGGCATGGTCAGAAGGATGTAAAGCAATATACTATGTCCGTACTGTGCAGAAGGATGATTTTAAGGAATCTAATCAAGGATGTGCAGCTTGTGCTAATTAGAATGAATTTGATTGGCAATCAGTATTAAAATCTTTTAATTAGATGGAATTACAATTTAGTAAGAACGATCTAGGTAAGATTATGGTTGCCTCTGCACAAAATTCCTATTTAACACCTGAAGAATATATAGAAATGGAAGCAACGAGCGATATTAAACACGAGTATATCGCTGGTGATGTATATGCTATGGCTGGTGCAACGGATACTCATGTAACTATTGCGGGTAATATTTTTGCTTTATTACTGTCACACTTAAGAGATTCAGGGTGTCGAGTCTATATTTCAGACATGAAGGTGAAAATTGAGGCAAAAAATTGTTTTTATTATCCTGATGTGATCGTAACTTGTGAACCTGAAGATAGAGAAAATAGTACTTATAAACAGTTTCCTTGTTTGATTGTTGAAGTATTATCTGATTCTACCGAAGCATTTGATCGTGGGGATAAATTTGCTAACTATCAATCTTTGCCCAGTTTACAAGAGTATGTATTAATTAATACTAGAAAAGCTCGAATCGAATGCTTTCGCCGTACGGATAATGGATTATGGTTATTACAGTTTTATGAATTGGATAATATTGAGTTTGAATTAACCAGTATAAAACTCACAGCTAAAATCGCTCAGATATACGAATTCGTAAATTTTGCCTAAACTTGCAACTTTATCTGGCTATAGTAATTTTCAAATATTAGTTATTGATAAAAGTGGGCGTGGAATGATTTTGGCTTTTAGCTCAGGAGTGCATATGCGAAGCGGTATCCTTGATTGATTCGCTCAAGGCATGGAAACCGTACCGTTAGCACAGCACCGCTTTTAGTTTTTAGCTTCTCCTGACTCGTTACTCGTTACTCAATCCTTAGTAGCCCCTAGGATCTACCTACTACCTATTTGCGTAGCTTATCCTTTAGGGCTACCTCCTACCTATTACCTAATTCTTTACTGCTATATAAAGGTAATCAGTTATTACTTGGAGTTGGGGTAATTGCTAGCTACTATTCTCTAAAATATAAATAGAGGCGAAAATCAAAATTATAAGCCTAACGAGTAATTAGCTTAAAGATAATCTTAGACCATAGCTGATCTGATAAATTACAGATTTTGTAGGCGACTTAAAAACCTCAAGGCTAAGTAAGAAATAAACAATAATTCACCTAAATATTAAAGACATAAAATGACAGCAGTAATATCAACAACTACAGAAGAAATCAAAAACCCGATTACAGAAAGGGTGCGCTCGGCGATCGCTAGTTATCGAGATCAAGTAGACTATTTAGAAATTAGAGTAGAACAAAGTGAATCTACAGCACTTGCTTTTCGGGGTAAACAGTTAGACTCTGTAGATCGTAGTTTTGCTTTAGCTGGCGGAATTCGAGCTTGTCATCAGGGTGGCTGGAGTTTTGTTACTTTTAATGGTTTAGATGAGCTTGACGCTAGAATTGAAGACGCAATTTCTCAAGCAAAATTAGTCGGGAAAGAAGAAACACAGCTAGCAACTGTTGAGGCGATCGAAGACTATGTGCCTGAGCTTATAAAACGCGATCCTCGTACTGTTTCCTTGCAGGATAAACGCCAACTTTTAGAAAAATATAATCAATTACTATTAGATTACGATCCTCGCATTCAAACCACTTCCGCTAGTATTAGCGATCGCTTTGCTACTAAGATTTTTGTCAATTCTACAGGTAGCTGTATTGTCCAAGAAAGATTAGATGTTAATGGGCGTTTTGCTGCGATCGCCAAAGGAGAAAACGGTATTGTACGTCAGGGATTTGAATCTGTTCATTCCCGTAATGATTTTGATGTCTTAGTTGGCATCGAAGAGCAAGTTAAAGGGGCAGCAGAGCGCGCAGTTAGGCAATTGGACGCGAAATCTGTTAAAGGTGGGCAATATACCGTGGTTCTCGACCCTTATTTAGCTGGTGTGTTTATTCATGAGGCTTTTGGACATCTTTCTGAGGCTGATTTTGTCTATGAAAATCCTAAAATGCAGGAATTGTTGACTTTAGGTAAGCCGATGGGGATTGAGCAACTAAACGTAGTGGATGATGCTACTCTAGAAAATCTGCCAGGGTCGATGAAATATGATGATGAAGGTGTACCAGGACAACGTAAATATTTAATTAAGAATGGTGTTTTAACTCAGCGTCTTCACTCCCTAGAAACAGCAGGGAAAATGCAGGAGACTCCTACAGGTAATGCAAGAGCAATTCGCGCTAGTTATCCGCCCATTGTTCGCATGACTAATACAGCAATTGAACCTGGTGATACACCCTTAGAGAAGATGTTTGAGGGAATAGAAGAAGGGGTTTATGCCGTCAGAATGTTGGGAGGACAAACCAACGGTGAAATGTTTACTTTTGCAGCAGCAGAAGGATATATGATCCGCGATGGTAAAATTGCTGAACCTGTTAGTGATGTTACTCTTTCTGGTAATGTCTTTCAAACTTTACAGGATATTGAGGCAATTAGTAGCGATACTTTATATACTAATGGAGGATGTGGCAAAGGAGGTCAAATGCCTTTACCTGTAAGCGTTGGTGGCCCTCACATTCGGATTAAAAATGTAGTGGTTGGTGGTCGATAGATTGACCTACCGTTTGTAAGCTGCTTCGTCATATCTATTATTTAGGAATTTTTTAATAGTTAAGGCGAAGTGATTTAACAAGATACATTAATCCAGTTAAAAATAATAATCCCATTACCCCTGCGATGGGATTACCATCGATACCTGTTACCCAGACAGGAACTTGTTGAGTGTAGTTAATCAATTTGCCAACATTGACGATATAGTAACCCCAAACTAAACCTGCATGAATACCAATACAAATACCCAAGCGATCGCCATGTTGATTTTTAGCAATAATTAAAGTTATCCCTAATAATATTAATGCTGGAAAAGTAACTGCGGTACGAATTATTTCTGTAAGCGGTTTAAGGAAATGAGCCAAAGCAAAGATAACAGCACCCACCCCAAGACAAGTTTTTCGACTATAATCTCGCTGCAATTCGTCTAGTAGCCAACCCCGAAATAGCAACTCTTCAGCCAAGCCAATACCTAAAGCACTTATTAAACCTTCAGCCACGATTTTAAAGAGGCT
Coding sequences:
- a CDS encoding putative Zn-dependent proteases like protein, coding for MTAVISTTTEEIKNPITERVRSAIASYRDQVDYLEIRVEQSESTALAFRGKQLDSVDRSFALAGGIRACHQGGWSFVTFNGLDELDARIEDAISQAKLVGKEETQLATVEAIEDYVPELIKRDPRTVSLQDKRQLLEKYNQLLLDYDPRIQTTSASISDRFATKIFVNSTGSCIVQERLDVNGRFAAIAKGENGIVRQGFESVHSRNDFDVLVGIEEQVKGAAERAVRQLDAKSVKGGQYTVVLDPYLAGVFIHEAFGHLSEADFVYENPKMQELLTLGKPMGIEQLNVVDDATLENLPGSMKYDDEGVPGQRKYLIKNGVLTQRLHSLETAGKMQETPTGNARAIRASYPPIVRMTNTAIEPGDTPLEKMFEGIEEGVYAVRMLGGQTNGEMFTFAAAEGYMIRDGKIAEPVSDVTLSGNVFQTLQDIEAISSDTLYTNGGCGKGGQMPLPVSVGGPHIRIKNVVVGGR
- a CDS encoding abortive infection protein, yielding MSTITQLPKIAQLSAPVRLLIFIGVLFIVWLPLAIPIYLLLQEDANLASIITMGLLFVQLLWMWKLWGKYIYRDRHIFTRYGLVTSKKNAQEFLKGLAIGFWFCLGLFIIEAGAGWLAVTPPTVSLFKIVAEGLISALGIGLAEELLFRGWLLDELQRDYSRKTCLGVGAVIFALAHFLKPLTEIIRTAVTFPALILLGITLIIAKNQHGDRLGICIGIHAGLVWGYYIVNVGKLINYTQQVPVWVTGIDGNPIAGVMGLLFLTGLMYLVKSLRLNY